A window from Malania oleifera isolate guangnan ecotype guangnan chromosome 7, ASM2987363v1, whole genome shotgun sequence encodes these proteins:
- the LOC131159923 gene encoding large ribosomal subunit protein bL17c — MACVGIGAAACSSSTSCNIDRRWNMASLRAALPSMVSTACAPPTQVTPFRFPVASSSVSSPRPIIPRHKPQFLRSFTGLSPVNSLLSLGGYSSFEQGFTVVETSGRFYAMRHGRRVPKLNRPPDQRRALLRGLTTQLLKHGRIKTTRARASAMRKYVDKMITLAKDGSLHKRRQALGFIYEKQIVHALFAEVQDRYGDRNGGYTRIMRTLPRRGDNAPMAYIELV, encoded by the exons ATGGCGTGTGTTGGTATTGGGGCGGCCGCTTGTAGCAGTAGTACCAGTTGTAATATAGATAGAAGATGGAACATGGCGTCGCTAAGAGCTGCTCTCCCTTCGATGGTCTCTACCGCCTGCGCTCCTCCGACCCAGGTGACGCCCTTTCGATTTCCGGTTGCGTCGTCGTCGGTATCATCTCCTAGGCCCATCATACCCCGCCACAAACCCCAATTCCTCCGCTCATTTACGGGTCTCTCTCCTGTGAACTCTCTCCTCTCGCTTGGTG GGTACTCTAGCTTCGAACAAGGTTTCACTGTTGTTGAAACTAGCGGTCGTTTTTATGCTATGAGACATGGCAGGCGAGTGCCTAAACTCAACAGGCCTCCTGACCAGCGACGGGCTCTACTGCGAGGCCTGACAACACAGCTTCTTAAACATGGCCGGATTAAAACGACAAGAGCGAGGGCAAGTGCCATGAGGAAGTATGTTGACAAAATGATCACTCTGGCAAAGGATGGTTCTCTTCATAAGAGGCGACAGGCTCTTGGCTTTATTTATGAAAAGCAGATTGTCCATGCCTTATTTGCTGAGGTCCAAGACAGGTATGGGGATAGAAATGGTGGGTATACAAGAATCATGAGGACACTGCCAAGGCGGGGGGACAATGCACCCATGGCATATATTGAACTTGTCTAG